From the genome of Phytohabitans rumicis, one region includes:
- a CDS encoding DUF559 domain-containing protein — MDADLLSHIATAVTRLDGQPAVSHQTAAHLWDIPILGRPDPGTHLTRPRRHQGTTRNYPGLVVHHAALPTDYRTIRCEVPVTTVARTVADLARTGPFRAGVVVADGALRQRLCDRDSLLDIIEDCEGWPGVRRAREVAEFADPASASPLESISRAAFAEHGLPRPQLQAPITPYDFADFLWSAYRVVGEADGLGKYVTPEVLRNEKLRQERFAQMGYEVVRWTWREVFHRPDAVAHRVLEVLRRCGYRH, encoded by the coding sequence GACGGCAGTGACCCGGCTGGATGGGCAGCCCGCGGTCAGCCACCAGACCGCAGCGCACCTGTGGGACATCCCCATCCTGGGGCGCCCCGATCCGGGTACGCATCTCACGCGCCCACGGCGCCACCAGGGCACGACCCGCAACTACCCTGGCCTGGTGGTCCACCACGCGGCCCTGCCCACGGACTACCGGACCATCCGTTGCGAGGTTCCGGTCACCACCGTGGCCAGGACGGTCGCCGACCTGGCCCGCACCGGACCGTTCCGGGCCGGCGTCGTGGTCGCCGACGGGGCGTTACGACAGCGCCTCTGCGACCGGGATTCGCTCTTGGACATCATCGAGGACTGCGAGGGGTGGCCCGGCGTACGGCGAGCACGCGAGGTAGCCGAGTTCGCCGACCCCGCCAGCGCGAGCCCACTCGAGTCGATCTCCCGAGCCGCCTTCGCCGAGCACGGCCTCCCCAGGCCACAGTTGCAAGCGCCGATCACGCCGTACGACTTCGCCGATTTCCTCTGGTCCGCATACCGGGTCGTCGGCGAGGCCGACGGGCTCGGCAAGTACGTCACCCCGGAGGTCCTGCGCAACGAAAAGCTCCGCCAGGAACGCTTCGCCCAAATGGGATACGAGGTCGTCCGCTGGACCTGGCGTGAGGTGTTCCACCGCCCCGACGCCGTCGCACACCGCGTACTGGAGGTCCTCCGCCGGTGCGGTTACCGGCATTGA